In Candida orthopsilosis Co 90-125, chromosome 4 draft sequence, the genomic stretch GACGTAATGATTCCAATATCttatttgtttattgtcAGTATCTATTGCTTTACTCAAGCTTGGTTTTGTCTTGCCCAAAGCATATAGGACTCTCTCAGGATCAACTGAAAAAACATCCCCACTCTTCAACGGGAAGGATGGGTGCTTTATCACCACTCCATTAACCTTTACATATCCTCCCATAATAAATTGTCTTGCCTGCCTAACCGATGAAGCAAACATACTTCTGAATAAAGCAAATTCAAGCCTCTTCTCCAATGTGGCATATGTTTGCAAGGTGATGGGCGTAGGTGCGATTTCTTGAGACTTTAGCGACGAATCAAGCTGTGAATAAGTCTTTAATTCGGGTTCAAATAAAACTTTTTTAAACctcttttccttcaaatGTTCTCCATGATATGCTCTGGTTTCTGATTTAGCAGCCCATTTCTGTTGATAAAGAGTTTTCCCAACATAATTCAAAGGAACCTTCCTTTGGAggttgaataaattgagCCGGTTCATGGACATCCCAATGTGACCTCGCACCATGCGAGAAACATTATCCAACTTTCTCGGCATTGTAGGAATAACGAGGATATATGGTTAAAGCTTGATGTATTGgaacaaaaattttttcattttctaCTCAAATCTCACTATTATTGTCTCGCTCTGTTTAGATTTCGAATTTGAACCTACGTATATACAATATATACTCCACGCCAATTACTACTATACTATCCCCCTATGTTTAAAACAGGAACTGagcaaaacaaagaattCCTACCGCGAAGGCCTTGGACTATTGATGAGGAGATAAGACTATTTAGCTTAGTATGTGATTATAAGCCTGCTGGCCCtaaaaaacaagaaaatatgGCTATCATCATAAGCAAGATCAACGAAGACATACAACTACAGGAAACACCACTAACAGAATCAGATGTAtggaaaaaattgcaacaattaTACAACCTTCCGAGAATTGACCTTCTTGAGGGTCTCAATAGTGACGAAGTTGCAAACAACGATAGCTTGGAAAACATTAGCGACAATACAACCGTTAGAGAAGAAATAATtcaaaccaaattgaatcgaACAAGGCAATCTGCTAAGGGCaaggatgaaaatgatgacgaagagAACGACGAAGAGAACGACGAAGAGAACGACGAAGATGAgacaaatgaaattgaaggcGATGATGTGGAACCTGAGAAGAATATCAAGACCGAAAGCGCTACTAAAGGCAGAAGAGCTAAAGGTGGTCATGAGAGCTCAACAAGAAGACGATTGAGAAATTCAGTTGACAATGATTCAGTAGTGGGCGACGATAATCAAACGTTTAGTAAGGTGCGAGATAGTATCAAAGACGAAAGTGAAGAAACCCAATTAGGTGCCGTACCAAGTAAGAACGTGGATACGAATGTCAAAGCTGAAGTATCAAAACAGAAATCgagagaagaagatgaagttgtgGAGGAGGAGGGTTCAGATACAGCGCCCGCAAGACGAACCCGGGGCCGCAGGCACATTGCCGATCACGATGTTGTTTCAACAGAGCCTCCTCGCAAAAAGCTAAGATCGGTTGTGAAGGATGAGGATTCTCTGGATGAAGCTAGAATTGAACTGCCTACGAAGAAAGGTAAACCAGCAACATCTGTTTCTGCGCAGCCACCTTTGGCGCGAAGGAGAACTCGATCTGAGGCGCACATTGAACACACGGAAGAAGCAGATCCAAGTGCTAAACGTGAGACAAAGCGCAGGGTGACCAAGGCGGCTGATCTGGAGGACGAATCCGAAGAAGACCTACATGATAAGAAGAAGCTGGTGAAACTGGAGAAGAAGAGCGATAAAACTCATAGGGATGCAATTGAACTCACAAAATCGACAGTTAGAAGGTCAAGTCGAGGAGCCAATACTTCTCAGATACCAAGCAGACTGACACCTCCTGTAAGACGTAGTACGAGAAAGAAgtgatttttgaaaaaaagagaaactTACATCTTATTTGTCCTCAGGGAATTCATATTAATCTCAAACATTAAGTAAATATATAGATTCTTTGGTCTGAACTCATTTCGAGCGATTAACATTTGGCCGCACCTGAGGGCTGCTTTAATTAAATCTCTCAAATTGTCCCATTTTTCACGACAGGGCCAGTTTCAGGCTTTTATCATAATTCTTCCAGAAACCACAATTTTAGAAATGCGCGTTTcatttttcaccaaactATTTTGAACCTTTGAATGAGGATATTACCTAATGGGACAAGAATCGCTCGCGAGATTATTCAACTCAATGTTAGGAGCCTAACCACTGTTGGTAAACGCCTGAAGAGATTAGAAAAATGGGACAGAGGAGGAAGAACCGATAGAGTTCCAGGTAAACAGCGTGCAACTGATGGGCTTTCTGCGTTGTACGCGTCAATGAAGCGTTTGATTGACGGAAATCCAGGACGCGTTTGCCTAATTCATGTTGGAAAGTTTTATGAATTGTATTTTGATCAAGCCGAAAGATTAGGTCCCAAGTTGGGGTTGAATATAGGATATAAGAGAACGGGTAACCATGTTATACCGATGGCTGGATTTCCCTTGCCTCAACTTAGGAAGTATGTGGAAATGTTGGTTCGGGAACACGGTGAAACTGTTGCTATAGTAGACCAATATAATAACATGGCTAAAACGTCCCAAAATTTGATCCCTAGAAAAGTATCCAGGATTGTGAGTCCTGGAACATTGGTGGATGAATCCTTCCTAAACTACAACAGTAATAATTATTTGGTTGCTATATCATTCCCCTCAAACATGACCAAAAGTCCTGCAAATTCTGATTTGGCCGTTGGCTTGGCATGGGTGGATGTTTCGGTGGGCGAAACTTTTGTACAACAAACAACCCTTGGCAATCTCACATCAGATTTGTCAAGAATCAACCCCAGTGAAATTCTAATTCCAAAGGAGTATTCGGAACCTGAAATCTTTTTGGCGAAATGGTATCCGCCTCTACAAAATCTTAGAAGGTATTGCAAACGGTTTCATAGCACACAATACTCTGATTTGAAACTTCAATTTAAAGCGAGTTTGCAGGCAGTGAGAAAAGCCTTTGAAGACCTAAGCACTCCAGAGCAGGCCGCTTTGAATTTAGCTTTATCTTACATTAGTGTCAACTTACCTGAAGCTGACTCTCTCTTGGACTTACCTACAAGGTACTACAGTGAGTCAACTCTTCAAATGGATCCAAGAACAAGGGCAGCATTGGAACTCACAGATAGATTCACACCAGGTAGACAGTCCGTTGTTGGGACCTTGCTTTCGTCAATAAGGAGAACTTGTACAACTTCAGGTGCTAGGTTGTTGACGCAATGGTTGAAATCACCTTTATTGGACATATCGGAGATAaaaacaagacaaaattatgtcaaaattttcttaAAAGATCAGCATTTGAGGATTGGAGTCCAAGAACGTTTACGGAAGCTATCTGACTTTGTAAGAGTTGCTCAAAAGCTATCAGCTGGAAGGGGTGATGATGTGTCGAATTTAAAACTTATTGCCGCTGCTTTGAACGAtctacaacaattgaaagaattcTTGAATAAAATGTGTCGAAGTGATGACGCATTATACAAGCTGATAGTAGATTTCCTCGACAACTTCCAAATTCCGGTCGATGTAGCCAATTCCATCACAAATGCCataattgaagatgaaaatatTACAAACGAAGGAGAGGATTTTGCATCAGAAGATGAAACCACCATTTCGAGTGATGAACCATATACAAATGAATTTCTGGAAGAGTATACAATCGAGAAAAATTCAGCGGTGGAGCGAATGCTAGCCTTCAGCATTAGAAAGGATTACAATTCGACTTTAACTGCATTGCATAACGAGCTCGAACAATTGGAACGAAAAGAAGGGGAATACGTGAGCACTCTACAAAGTACTCTTGTCCAATACAACTCCAAAGTTGTCGTGgagaaaaaagagaaagttGGTAAATTTGTCAATGTCTTACACATTAGTGCAAAAAAGTCCTCTATCAAAAAGATCGCCGATGATTTACGTTCTGATGTTATACTGGAGAgcaattcatcatttctTTACCGTCCAGCTGATTGGAATTCCATACAACTCGAAATCGGGGATACGCGGGCGTCTATCAAGTTAATAGAAGGGGAAGTGATTCAGAGTTTGAGAATGGATACCCTTGATGAATTACCCGCGATACGATCTCTTTCAAAAGCAGTAGATTTCTTAGACGTTACGGCATCCTTCGCTGTTATAGCTGACGAAAATAATTGGGTGTGTCCAAAAGTGGTGAAATTACCGAAACTTGAAATCTCTAAGGGTCGACATGCGGTCGTTGAATCGAGCTTGAAGGAGTCAGGGGGTATGTTCATTCCTAATGACTCAAAACTTGGACAGGATGCAAAATTATGGGTGATATCGGGTCCCAATATGGGTGGTAAAAGCACCTATTTGAGGCAAAATGCGTTGATGATCATTTTGGCTCAGATAGGCTCATACGTTCCTGCAGAGAGTGCCACAATTGGAATCGTGGATAAGATATTTACTCGAATAGGTGCATCTGACGACTTGTTCAACGATTTAAGTACTTTCATGGTTGAAATGATTGAAACAAGTAATATTTTGCTCAATGCTacttcaaaatctttcgctatagttgatgaagtagGAAGAGGAACAAGCGGTACGGAAGGATTAGCAATTGCATATGCCGTTTTGGTGCATTTATTGACTGTTAACAAGTGTCGTACCCTATTTGCCACacattttggaaatgaaTTACGTgaaattcttgaaaaaaGAGAGGTGGATCAAAACCGTATCAAATTTTACAGAACAAAGATTGTCAAGTCGAAGGAAAATCGGTTAATTCTAATCGACCATGCGTTGGAGCCAGGCATTAGTGAACGCTCCTATGCATTGGAAGTAGCCCGGAAAGCTGGATTTCCCTTGTCGACGTTAGAAGAGGGTGAAGAGGTATTAGCTTTACTTTAAATACGTATATATAAAAGTTTTTTATCACTTATTGTTGCTGTGGAGGGTGTTGTTGTGGAT encodes the following:
- a CDS encoding Msh1 protein (S. cerevisiae homolog MSH1 has DNA-dependent ATPase activity, guanine/thymine mispair binding, dinucleotide insertion or deletion binding, has role in mitochondrial DNA repair, mismatch repair and localizes to mitochondrion) produces the protein MRILPNGTRIAREIIQLNVRSLTTVGKRSKRLEKWDRGGRTDRVPGKQRATDGLSALYASMKRLIDGNPGRVCLIHVGKFYELYFDQAERLGPKLGLNIGYKRTGNHVIPMAGFPLPQLRKYVEMLVREHGETVAIVDQYNNMAKTSQNLIPRKVSRIVSPGTLVDESFLNYNSNNYLVAISFPSNMTKSPANSDLAVGLAWVDVSVGETFVQQTTLGNLTSDLSRINPSEILIPKEYSEPEIFLAKWYPPLQNLRRYCKRFHSTQYSDLKLQFKASLQAVRKAFEDLSTPEQAALNLALSYISVNLPEADSLLDLPTRYYSESTLQMDPRTRAALELTDRFTPGRQSVVGTLLSSIRRTCTTSGARLLTQWLKSPLLDISEIKTRQNYVKIFLKDQHLRIGVQERLRKLSDFVRVAQKLSAGRGDDVSNLKLIAAALNDLQQLKEFLNKMCRSDDALYKSIVDFLDNFQIPVDVANSITNAIIEDENITNEGEDFASEDETTISSDEPYTNEFSEEYTIEKNSAVERMLAFSIRKDYNSTLTALHNELEQLERKEGEYVSTLQSTLVQYNSKVVVEKKEKVGKFVNVLHISAKKSSIKKIADDLRSDVISESNSSFLYRPADWNSIQLEIGDTRASIKLIEGEVIQSLRMDTLDELPAIRSLSKAVDFLDVTASFAVIADENNWVCPKVVKLPKLEISKGRHAVVESSLKESGGMFIPNDSKLGQDAKLWVISGPNMGGKSTYLRQNALMIILAQIGSYVPAESATIGIVDKIFTRIGASDDLFNDLSTFMVEMIETSNILLNATSKSFAIVDEVGRGTSGTEGLAIAYAVLVHLLTVNKCRTLFATHFGNELREILEKREVDQNRIKFYRTKIVKSKENRLILIDHALEPGISERSYALEVARKAGFPLSTLEEGEEVLALL
- a CDS encoding Eaf7 subunit of the NuA4 histone acetyltransferase complex, producing the protein MFKTGTEQNKEFLPRRPWTIDEEIRLFSLVCDYKPAGPKKQENMAIIISKINEDIQLQETPLTESDVWKKLQQLYNLPRIDLLEGLNSDEVANNDSLENISDNTTVREEIIQTKLNRTRQSAKGKDENDDEENDEENDEENDEDETNEIEGDDVEPEKNIKTESATKGRRAKGGHESSTRRRLRNSVDNDSVVGDDNQTFSKVRDSIKDESEETQLGAVPSKNVDTNVKAEVSKQKSREEDEVVEEEGSDTAPARRTRGRRHIADHDVVSTEPPRKKLRSVVKDEDSSDEARIESPTKKGKPATSVSAQPPLARRRTRSEAHIEHTEEADPSAKRETKRRVTKAADSEDESEEDLHDKKKSVKSEKKSDKTHRDAIELTKSTVRRSSRGANTSQIPSRSTPPVRRSTRKK